In Nocardia yunnanensis, one DNA window encodes the following:
- a CDS encoding acyl-CoA dehydrogenase family protein, with translation MIDFSLPADLAAERDRVRQFVTDKIVPFERDPRLTAHGPNDELRQELVELARAEKLLTIQAPVELGGRGLTHVEQAVLYEAAGWSTLGPVAMNCAAPDEGNMFLLSKIANPEQTQRFLQPVIDGHQRSVFAMTEPGGAGSDPNQLATEATFDGENFTVNGRKWLITGADGAKTWIIMARLAANPHLPEGPTLFLCDGDTEGIVIERIMNTMDRNYVGGHAVVRFENLVLPKESLLGETGQALRYAQLRLAPARLTHCMRWLGAAERAQAIAVDYAKTRTAFGKTIGEHQGVSFMLADNEIALHQCRLTIWHACWLMDQGHKARHESSIAKSYVSEELFKVTDRCVQVLGGIGISDETVVEMIFRDMRAFRLYDGPTEVHKYAIGRQILRG, from the coding sequence ATGATCGACTTCTCGCTTCCCGCCGACCTTGCTGCCGAACGCGACCGGGTTCGCCAGTTCGTCACCGACAAGATCGTGCCCTTCGAGCGTGATCCGCGCCTGACCGCGCACGGTCCGAACGACGAACTGCGGCAGGAACTGGTCGAGCTGGCCCGCGCCGAGAAGCTGCTCACCATTCAGGCTCCCGTGGAGCTGGGCGGGCGCGGCCTGACCCACGTCGAACAGGCCGTGCTGTACGAGGCGGCCGGCTGGTCCACCCTCGGCCCGGTCGCCATGAACTGTGCCGCGCCCGACGAGGGCAATATGTTCCTGCTGTCGAAAATCGCGAATCCCGAACAGACGCAACGCTTCCTGCAGCCCGTCATCGACGGCCACCAGCGCAGCGTCTTCGCCATGACCGAACCGGGCGGCGCGGGCTCCGACCCCAATCAGCTGGCCACCGAGGCGACCTTCGACGGCGAGAACTTCACCGTCAACGGCCGCAAATGGCTGATCACCGGCGCCGACGGGGCCAAGACCTGGATCATCATGGCGCGCTTGGCCGCCAATCCGCACCTGCCCGAGGGCCCCACCCTGTTCCTGTGCGACGGCGACACCGAGGGCATCGTGATCGAACGGATCATGAACACCATGGACCGCAACTACGTGGGCGGCCACGCCGTGGTGCGGTTCGAGAACCTGGTGCTGCCCAAGGAATCCCTGCTCGGCGAGACCGGCCAGGCGCTGCGCTACGCCCAGCTGCGACTGGCCCCGGCCCGGCTCACCCACTGCATGCGCTGGCTCGGCGCCGCCGAACGCGCGCAGGCCATCGCCGTCGACTACGCCAAGACCCGCACCGCCTTCGGCAAGACCATCGGCGAGCATCAGGGCGTGTCGTTCATGTTGGCGGACAACGAGATCGCGCTGCACCAGTGCCGGCTCACCATCTGGCACGCATGCTGGCTGATGGATCAGGGCCACAAGGCGCGGCACGAATCCTCCATCGCCAAGTCGTATGTCTCCGAGGAACTGTTCAAGGTCACCGACCGCTGCGTCCAGGTGCTGGGCGGCATCGGCATCTCCGACGAGACCGTGGTGGAGATGATCTTCCGCGATATGCGGGCCTTCCGCCTCTACGACGGCCCCACCGAGGTCCACAAGTACGCCATCGGCCGCCAGATCCTGCGGGGATAG
- a CDS encoding enoyl-CoA hydratase/isomerase family protein — translation MSSELHVDVSGGVAVLTLNRPAQQNALTPGMASALGASLRRCDDDDAIGAVVITGTPPAFCAGADLSLKVGEVNGLIDPPPFRIRKPVIAAVNGHAVGIGLEIALQCDLRYVARDAVYALNQVRRGALADGFAHWTLPRLIGSARAADLLLTGRTFDGDEAYSLGIANACLHAAEVLPTALEVAHDIAHGSAPLPVALSKRLLWEAPTMAPETVGRLETELNDYVAKSTDGGEGVAALKDRRPPKWTGSVSGEWPGWDAVTGGEQRPGLD, via the coding sequence ATGAGTTCGGAATTGCACGTGGACGTTTCCGGGGGCGTCGCGGTGCTCACGCTCAATCGCCCTGCCCAGCAGAACGCGCTGACCCCCGGCATGGCGTCGGCGCTCGGCGCGTCGCTGCGCCGCTGCGACGACGACGACGCGATCGGGGCGGTCGTCATCACCGGCACCCCGCCCGCGTTCTGCGCGGGCGCGGATCTGTCGCTGAAGGTCGGTGAGGTCAACGGCCTCATCGACCCGCCGCCGTTCCGGATTCGAAAACCGGTCATCGCCGCGGTGAACGGGCATGCCGTCGGCATCGGCCTGGAGATCGCCCTGCAGTGCGATCTGCGCTACGTGGCGCGCGACGCGGTCTACGCGCTCAACCAGGTGCGTCGCGGCGCGCTCGCCGACGGTTTCGCGCATTGGACCCTGCCCCGGCTGATCGGCAGCGCCCGCGCCGCCGACCTGCTGCTCACCGGCCGCACCTTCGACGGCGACGAGGCGTACTCGCTGGGCATCGCCAACGCCTGCCTGCATGCCGCCGAGGTGCTGCCCACCGCGCTCGAGGTGGCCCACGACATCGCCCACGGCTCGGCCCCGCTGCCGGTGGCGCTGTCCAAGCGCCTGCTCTGGGAGGCGCCCACCATGGCCCCGGAAACGGTGGGGCGCTTGGAAACCGAACTCAACGACTACGTCGCCAAGAGCACCGACGGCGGTGAGGGCGTGGCCGCGCTCAAGGACCGCCGCCCGCCCAAATGGACCGGCAGCGTCAGCGGCGAATGGCCCGGCTGGGATGCGGTGACCGGCGGGGAGCAGCGGCCCGGCCTGGACTGA
- a CDS encoding DUF4190 domain-containing protein, protein MVYDQPPIGSPVEHEHATAVLLLGALSVFCCGALGPIAWAMGRRALNEIEAGEGRFGGRVQVLVGYVLGIIGTCLMVVFGILFLLVVLRGNHH, encoded by the coding sequence GTGGTCTACGATCAGCCGCCCATCGGTTCCCCCGTCGAGCACGAGCACGCGACCGCCGTCCTGCTGCTGGGGGCGCTCAGCGTGTTCTGCTGCGGTGCGCTCGGGCCGATCGCGTGGGCCATGGGACGCCGGGCGCTCAATGAGATCGAGGCGGGCGAGGGCCGTTTCGGCGGCCGCGTGCAGGTGCTGGTCGGCTACGTGCTGGGCATCATCGGAACCTGCCTGATGGTGGTCTTCGGCATTCTGTTCCTGCTGGTCGTGCTGCGCGGCAACCACCACTGA
- the rlmB gene encoding 23S rRNA (guanosine(2251)-2'-O)-methyltransferase RlmB — protein MAGNSQRRGATRKSGSKKGQTVGSGGQRRRGLEGKGATPKAEDRVYHVAAKRAKAKAKAQATAATTRSRNASRPIAGRKDNEGPELVLGRNPVVECLRAGVPATALYVANGTENDDRLSEAVKISAEIGISILEVPRTDLDKMSHNGMHQGLALQVPPYKYAHPDDLVDRVHTSGEPALLVALDNISDPRNLGAVIRSVAAFGGQGVVIPQRRSASVTAVAWRTSAGAAARLPVARATNLTRTLKDWANKGYQIIGLDAGGDTTLDEFDGSAPTVIVVGSEGKGLSRLVRETCDSILSIPMAGPVESLNASVAAGVVLAEVARQRRI, from the coding sequence ATGGCAGGCAATTCTCAGCGGCGCGGGGCGACGCGTAAGTCGGGCAGCAAGAAGGGGCAGACCGTCGGGTCGGGCGGGCAGCGGCGACGCGGGCTCGAGGGCAAGGGCGCGACCCCGAAGGCCGAGGACCGCGTGTATCACGTGGCGGCCAAGCGCGCGAAGGCGAAGGCCAAGGCGCAGGCCACCGCCGCGACCACCCGTTCGCGCAATGCCTCCCGGCCCATCGCCGGCCGCAAGGACAACGAGGGCCCGGAGCTGGTGCTCGGCCGCAATCCGGTGGTGGAGTGCCTGCGGGCGGGCGTGCCCGCCACCGCGCTGTACGTCGCCAACGGCACCGAGAACGACGATCGGCTCTCGGAGGCGGTGAAGATCTCCGCGGAGATCGGGATCTCGATCCTGGAGGTGCCGCGCACCGACCTGGACAAGATGAGCCACAACGGCATGCATCAGGGTCTGGCGTTGCAGGTGCCGCCCTACAAGTACGCGCATCCGGACGATCTGGTGGACCGCGTGCACACTTCCGGCGAGCCGGCGCTGCTGGTGGCGCTGGACAATATCTCCGACCCCCGCAATCTGGGTGCGGTCATTCGCTCGGTGGCGGCCTTCGGCGGGCAGGGCGTGGTGATCCCGCAGCGGCGCAGCGCCAGCGTGACCGCGGTGGCGTGGCGCACCAGTGCCGGTGCGGCGGCCCGGCTTCCGGTGGCGCGGGCCACGAATCTGACTCGCACGCTGAAGGATTGGGCGAACAAGGGCTACCAGATCATCGGCCTGGACGCGGGCGGCGACACCACGCTGGACGAATTCGACGGCAGCGCACCGACGGTCATCGTGGTCGGCTCCGAGGGCAAGGGGCTGTCGCGGCTGGTGCGCGAGACCTGCGATTCGATTCTGAGCATTCCGATGGCGGGTCCGGTGGAATCGCTGAACGCGTCGGTGGCGGCGGGCGTGGTGCTCGCCGAGGTGGCGCGGCAGCGCCGGATCTGA